Part of the Caulifigura coniformis genome, CGTCGAGACGCTCTTCGGCTTCGACCTGCCGGAGGGAGTCGATATGGGAGTCCAGTTCGACTATATGACCAAGCGCGGGCCGGGGCTTGGACTGAACACCGACTACGATGTCGACGGGCATCTGCTGGGACTTCCCGCACACCACGAAGGAACATCGAAGCTCTACTACCTGCACGACATGGGCGAGGACAACCTGGGGCGCGACCGTAGGGACCTCGCCGCCCCGAACAACCGCGGCCGGGCGATGTGGAGAAACCGGACCGACCTGTCGGTCGACACCTGGATCAACGCCGAAGTCGACTACATCTCCGATCGCAACTTCCGCGAGCAATTCGACGAAACGGGCTGGGACCGCGACAAGGATTCCGAAACCCTGGTGAACCTGAGCCACCAGTTCGGCAACGGCCAGTTCAACGCCCTGGTGAAGGGGCGGATCAACGACTTCTCCGACCAGACCGACTGGTTGCCGAAGTTCGACCTCTTCAACCTCGGTGAGCCGCTCTTCGGCGACGCGTTGACGTGGTCATCGCATTCGTCGGTCGGCTACGGTCGAATCCAGACCGCCGAAGCGCCCAGCGATCCGCAGGACGTGTTCACCCCGCTCCCCTACCTGCAGGACGCCAGCGGCCTTGTCGGCATGACCCGCCACGAACTCAACGCCCCCTTCATGCTCGGGGCGATGAATGTGTCACCCTATGTCATGGGCGAAGCGGCTGCCTGGGGCGAGGACTACAACGGTGACTCGCTTGCCCGCCTGTACGGCAGCGCCGGAATCCGTGGCAGCCTCCAGTTCTTCAAGGCGCTGCCCGACTATCGCGATCCGATCTTTGGACTGAACGGCCTGGCACACAAGAGCCAGATCGACTTTGACTACTACTATGCACAGTCGACAAAGGATCTCGACGAGATCCCGCAGTACAACGAATTCGATGAAGACGCCCAGGACCGTTTCCGCGAGCGCTATATCCCGCTCGAATTCGGCGGCGTGCTCCCGCCGGAATTCGATCCGCGGTTCTACGCCCTGCGTTCGGGAGCGGGCCGCGGCGTCGCCGATCCCTACTTCGAACTCGTCGACGACCAGCACGTGCTGCGTCTCGGCTGGCGGAACCGGCTGCAGACGAAAGTCGGACCGCCCGACCGGCCGCGGATCAAGGACTGGATGATCTTCGACCTGGAGGGGACGATCTTCCCCAACGCCGACCGCGACAATTTCGGCGAGACGCTGGGCCTGATCAACGGCCGGTACATCTGGAACGTCGGCGAGCGCACCTCGTTGCTGGCGAGCGGCGTGTTCGACGTGTTCGACGGCGGACAGCGGATCTGGAACGCCGGCGTGCTCACGCAGCGCGGCGCCCGCGGAAGCCTGTATGTCGGATTCCGGCAGGTGGACGTCGGACCGATCGAAAGCCAGCTCATCACGGGCAGCTATTCGTACCGCATGAGCCAGAAGTGGGTCTCGACGCTCGGCGCGGCGTATGACATCGCCGAAGGACGCGACCGTGGCGAATCATTGACGATCACCCGCATCGGGGAATCGTTCCTCTTGCATCTTGGCTTTGGATTTGACGTCAGCCGCAACAACGTCGGCATTGGCGTCTCGCTGGAGCCGCGACTCGGGCCGTTTGACGCGACTTCCACTCAACTGAGTTCCTTGCTGGGGATCAATCGATGAGCGTGCACGCCTCCACGCGATCCGCCGAAATGTCGACCATCAATCTCTCGCGCCGGCCCGCGTGGAGAGAACGGCTGGTCATGCTCGAACGCGGTGTGATGCTCAGCTTCCGCGGAAGCAGCATCGTCGCCATCCATTTCTTCTGCGCGCTGATCGGATCGACGGCCGGCCTGGTGCTGGGACTCGGCGCCCTCCAGTGGTCCATCCTGGTGCTCTGTTTCTCGACGACATTGGCGGCGGAACTCTCGCACCAGGCCGTGAAGAAGCTCTGCCGCTCGTCGTCTCTCGGGCGGGCCGATGCGCGGTGCGCCGAACAGTTGTCCGCTGCAGCCGCCACGCTCGCGCTCTGCGGAGCGATCCTCGTGGCGTTGATCGTGCTGCTCTCGCGGGTGGCCGAGTTCTGGTGACGCGGCGTCGCTCAGGGGAGATCGGCGTCAAACCCGATGGATTGGCCCTGCGAGAGGCGATCGCAGTCGATCGTGAACTTCGGTGATGCCCCGCCGGCGGAGATTTCGAATCGCCGCGACTCACCGGGCAGAAGGCCTTTCAGTGAATGAGCTGCCCGGACGCCATTGACCGCCGGCCAGGCGTGGTGGTAGAGCGGCGCGATCCCCGAGTTCTCCATCCGGATCAGCGATCGCCCAGGGGCTGAGGTGAATTCCGTGACGCGAAATCGATAGCCCATCGCGAGGCCGGCGTCGCGAATGCGTTCCGGCTTCTGATGCCGGGGCTGGGCGTCGCCGATAATGAACGACAGGTGAAACCGGCGGGCCTGATCCTCGAAGGGGATGCCATGTGGCCCAGTTGCGGAGAGCGCCTCTTTCTGGTCGCGCTTCTCGTAGAAGCTGAACTCCCCTCCGGCCGGGGCCCGTTTCCAGCGGGTGCGGTCGAGCGCGTTCCAGTCGAGCTCATTCACTTCACTGTGACGTTTGTGATTGAACGAGTCATCAAAGAGTCCAAAAGAGAGCTCGAGCAATTCCGGCGAGCCCGCAATCGGGGAATAGTCGTCGGACGCGTCGACGGAGATCATCCAGGGGGTCTCGCGGAGCGCGGTCGAGACGTGCTTCAGAAACTCCTCCTGAAACTCCTTGGAAGGGAACGTGAGGCCGAGCTTCATCGGGCCATCGTAGATGTGGTACTCCGCCCACAGCCCGAACCCGACCTGCACAAACGCGAGCCGTGGATCGCGATCATAGCGCCTTGCGAACTCGGTGAAGAACTCGAGGGCAAACTGCCTGAGGTCCGGGCTGGACCAATCGGGAAACTCGGTTGGCTGACCTTCGCTGTTGGCGCGGGTGAGGGTGTACGAGGGGGACTTGACGAGAAACGCCGGTACGCCGGTCTTCTGCCCGACATAGGTGTCGTGCCAGCGCAGGACAAGTTGATGCCCGCGTCCCGAGACTTCTTCCAGCAGGCGATCCAACTTCGACCAGTCGTACCGGCCGCTCGCGGGGGCCACGTCAGCATAAGTCATGTACGAGTATTCAAGCTGAATCGGGGCCGTCGCTGTCGCAGCGTTCGTGGCCCAGAGGACGATGCCGGTCATGGGCTGGACGGTCGTGACGGCCGACTTGAGCCTCACTGGACGCAACGGCACTTCCCCGCGGGCAACGGCGCTGAATACGGCCCCGGTCATCAGGAAGCAGATCCAGGGAAAGCATCGTCCAGCCATGCGTTCTGTTCCTGACAGGATGCCTGCGGTATTCAGAGCTTGCACACGAAGTCCAGGCGGGCCGCCTCCCGGAAGAGACAGTGTGACGGATCGCGACGAATTGCCGAGACTGCCACTGAGGAAAGTCACCAGGCGATCGCCTCGAACAGCTTCACCAACTTCGCCTGCCGGTGAGGGTTGATGGAAGAGACCCAGGCAATCCGACCTTGAAGGTGTTGCCGGAAGCGGGACGAGTCCTGTTGTTCCTCGGCCGTGAGTCCTTTGGTTCCACAGCGGTGCAGGATCGCCCGCAGCTGGTCAAATGCGGCCCTTGGTGTATTCAGGCCGTGATTCAGGTTCAGGCCGCAGACATTCTGTCGCCGGCCGGCTGGCATAATTCGCGTCTTCGCGTGCCGGACCGAGAGCCGTTCGTCGGCGAGAATCATGAACAGCGTTCGACGCAGGTCGACGACATCGCTGCGCGTCTCCCGGTCCCCGGAGAAGACGAGGTCGTCACAGTAGCGTGTGTACTGCAGGCCGCGCGACTCCGCGAGACGCGCCAGCCTCTGGTCGAAGCGAAACAGGCAGAGATTGGCGAGCGCAGGCGACGTCGGCGCTCCCTGCGGTAGATGAAGTCCACTCAATCGCGAGCGCAACCGCTGCACATGAGCATCGGCAGCGTGCCCGATGCCGTCGCACAGAACGTCGGACGGCGCAGCGTTCACGCACAGTCGGGTCAGCCACTGGGCGGAGGCCTCGGGATAGCCGAGGAACCGGAACACCTCGACGACCCGGTTCGCCGCGATGGTGGCGAAGAAGTCCGCGAGATCGAGACGCAGGACCCAGTTGCGTCGGACATGCGGTGAGAGAAACGTCTGGAGTGAACGCCCACGAACGAATGCGTGGGCGGCCGGGTGCGGCGGGACGTGGTCCAGGAGGTCGGAAAGTATCTGCCGCTGAACGGCCATGAGCCTCCACTTGGGGCTTTCAATCAACCGGACGCGGCCATCCGACTTCTTCAACCATCGGTAGGCATAGTTACGGGCGCGGGCGTGGCGGCGCCGTTCTGGAACTCCAGCACCGGCGAGGCCGTCGACCTGCCCGGGATCGAGGCGCAGCCAGGCCGCGATGTCTCCGGGTGTGCAGAGTGCGGGAACGAGAAGACTGGCGGCCGCGGGATGCGGCCGCATTCGTGGGCGAGGAAGGTCCGCGAGTGGAACGTCCTTCTGCCTCGGGGCCAGGTGGCGGTTTCTGGTGATCCAGAACGCGAGTCGGATGGCGCGCGGCGGCGCGGGAAACTCGGCCACGAGTTCCACGGCCGTCTGCCTCGGCCAGCGACTCCGTGCGACGGCGTGGAAGGTCGTCTTCAGGCGACCGGTCAGCGACTTTAGATCCCAGGGCCCCGCGAGAAGTGCCTCGGCGATTCGGGCAGCACGCAGGATCTCGCCGTTCACTCAAACCAGCCCTTCACGACGCGTCGAGTTCAAATCGAGCGGAGAACGCCCTGCCAGGTCGACGGCCGCGTGAGCAGACCTGCATGTCAGTGCAGTCACGCTCACGCCCGAAATGGAACAGGGAAACCATGTGTCATCCGGGGATGCCCCGGAGAAGTGACTCGTCGCAACATGACGGATCACCAGTCCAGAGCGTTCCCGCTCGACTGCGAGTGTGCCGGACAGTCGGCCCCGGTTGCAAGGTCGTCGCAACGCCGGCGATCAGGGCGATTCATCAGCCATGCGACAGAGCTGCTGGACCGTGCGCCAGTTGCGGGCGGTGACAGCGACGCCGAGAAGTCGCTCAACGGCGGCGGCGAGCTTCGAGCGGCCAATGCCGTCGGGCGCGTGCAGGTAGAAGGCCCGCGAAGTCAGCTGGAAGCGCTCGGAAGAGGCCTTCAGCTTTTCGAGGGCATCGAGCTTGGGGGCCGTGGGCTTCGCGGCGAGGAAGAACACGTGCAGGCGCGAGGGATCGTCCTCGGCCTCCGGAAAGGGGTTGGCCTCGACGATCGAACGGAACTCGCTGCGCTTGAACAGCTGGACGCCAGGCTCAACGCCACAGGTTCTGGAAATGGCCTTTGCGATCGCTGCGACGGACCTGGACGTCAGCGATCCGGGGAACTGGAAGACCGCATTGCCACTCTGGATGTACGTGCGGACTCTTTCACAGCCGAGCGATTCCAGGGCCGCGACGAGTTCGCGCATCGGAACGATCGATCTGCCCCCGACGTTGATGCCTCGGAGCAGAGCGATCGCGAGTTCCGGTTTCTGTCCTGGCACGATGGGGCCGTCTTCTTTCGGGTTCAGGCAGTCACGAGTACGACGGGATGGCTGCGTTTCACGCTCAGCACGCCGGCGACGAGGAACCCGACCAGCACCGCGAGCTGAGTGACCGCGAAGGGGAGTTCGGACTGCGTCGGGGCGAGGGCATGCAGCACGGGAATCTTCTGGAACGACTGCACGACCAGCACGAAGACGTTGAGGTACTGGGCCAGCAGTCCCGTCACGATAAACGCCGTGTGCCAGCGGCCTTCCAGATGCCGGACGGAGCGGGCGTGCACGGCCACGGCCAGCACCAGCAGCGACACCACGCCGAACACGATCCCGGGGGTGATCTTCACGATCGGGAACAGGAACCCGGTCGCGCTGGTCAGGATCGTGGCCACGAGAAAGGCGTTCGTCCAGGCGCGGGAGTCGCGACGGTGGAGAAGGCCGGCCATCCAGACGAAGCCCGTTGCGATGCCAACCAGGCTGATGGCGACATGGACCAGAACGAGGACGAACAGGCTGGTAGACATCTCGGACTCCCACTGGAAGATCAAAGAGCGCTGAGCAATCGACACCTGATCTACAGCGGGGGAGGGGAGGGCCTTACCGGAATTCAGGCAGGGAGGCCGGAGATTGGCCGTCGCGGCGGAGGGCTTCAGGGGATGAATGCCGAAAGCCCGGCCGTTGTTGCGGCCGGGCTTTGGTGGCAGGGCTCAATGGCGCCGGCACAGCCGGCGACTTCGCGATGGGACGATCCCCCGAGTGGGAATCAGCAGGGGTTGCGGTGGAAGTGCACATGCTTCCAGTCCTTGCCCTGCTTCTGCCAGACGCGAGTCTCTTCGACGGCAACGGTGATCGGGTCCTTGTTGGCATCAAGTTTCTGGACCAGCCGGATGTAGCACACGATGGCCGTCTCGCCCATCACCCGCACGTGTGGCGAGGAAATGGACGACTGCCGGGGCGTGCCGCTGGAGGGAAGATCGAAATAGAACTTGTGGAACGGCATGCCCGCCACGAGATTGCCCCGCGCTTCCGGCTCGAAACAGGTTAGCGATTCGTCGCACAGTGCGGCGTAAGCCTTCCAGTCGCCGGCGTCGATCGTCTTGAGGAGTTTGGCGGAAACGTCGAGGACGGCTTGTTCGTCGGAGGTCATCGGAGATTGCGTTGTTTCGGGGAAGGAACAGATGGAAGGGCGTAGTCTGTTTCGAGGCCTGAACGTTGGCAAGCGGACGGGACGAACAGACAGGGCTGGTCACTTCTTCAAGATGGGCCAATTCATCGTTGGGTTGCGCCGTTGCCGCAAAATGACTTGCGGTAACGAAAGTCGACCGACCGTGAAAAAGTGACTCGCCCCGCCTCAATCCCCACCTGCCCAAGCACTTCCGAGTACCGAGTACCGGGCCCCCACCCGCGCAACCGCCCCCGTCATGGTGGAGGACCGCATGAACACAACCACCACCAACCCGTCGTCACACACCCCGGCCCGGCCGGCTCCCTGTCCGCACCACCCACGCTCTCCCGATCCTTCCACTGAACTTCCGCAGGAAAAGAGGGCGAGGAGTACAGGACCACCCACACAACGCGCCCTCCTTGCTCCCCTCGACGTCAAACACCTCCGCACTGTTCCCGATCCCTGCCCGTGCCTGAGAGTTGCGCGCAAGGCTGGTCACTTTTTTCAAGATGGGCCAGTTCGTCGTTGCCGCAACATGATCTGCGGTGACGACCGACGACCTGTTGTGAAAAGGTGACTCACCCTGGACGAACAGACGGCAAACGGGGGAAAGACGTCTCTCGCTAACTCTTGCCGCCCGCAAGCAGTCTGGGAAAGTCGATCCCGGTGGAGGGGGAGATGTCGGCCTGCATGACTTTGTGCAGTTGCGCGAGCGTGTGCTGGTGGTCGTCGGCCGATTCAGCCGCGCTGCAGTCGCTGGGAGCCACGATCTGGTAGCCGCGCATGTGGGCGTCGTTGGCCGTGAAGAACACGCAGATATTCGTCGCCATCCCGGTCAGGATCAGCGTTTTCGCCTCGAGTCGCGCCAGCAGGATCTCCAGCGGAGTCAGGTAGAAGCCCGAGTGCATGGGCTTGAGGACAAAATAGTCGTCCTCATCCGGCCGGAGACGTTCGGCGATCGGTCGGCCAAGCGTCTCAGGCCGGAGACAGTCGTCAATCAGGGACCGGAAGTCGGAGCGCCAGCGGCCGAAGTTGTCGTTCACGTAGATGACGGGAACGCCGTGACGCTTCGCCTGGGCTTTTAGCGCCTGGATGCGTTCGGCCATCGGCATTGCATGCTTGAGGAGCGCCTCGGCATTCGGAAAATCGAGCGAGTTGATGACGTCGATCAGCAGCAGTGCGACGGGACACCTGACGTCATCCGGATCCAGGATGGCAGTGGGCTCGCTGGTCATGGCGGGAGTCGGACTCTGGCGGTGCGCGGGTGAAGGGCGACGACTCAGGTCCTGCGAACCTACTCCCCGTGGCCCTGCATTCAAGGGGGGGGGAATCCAGCGCCTTCCGAATTCGGCACTGGAGAGTCAGCCTCCCTGTCCCGGAGCCCCGGTGGCGCCAGATTGCGCGGTGAGCCCGCGAGGTGATGCCTGTGCGAACAGCCCTCCCGCTGCGACGGGGCACGCAAACTCCAGCCAGAACCACGAGATTTCCCAATCGACCAAGCGAATCGCGGCGGAAATGCACGACCCTGCGGCGCGCAAAGTGGAGGAGAACATGAAAAATCGGCGTCCCAGGCTGGCAACTTCTTGATATTTCCGCGCACCCGATGGCAGTATGGAGGCATGCGTTTTGCAAATCGCATGCGGCACGCTGCTCACGTGGGTCCCTCAACACCCCAGCCTGAATCATTAGGAGTGGAGACGATGACACTTCTTGGCACTGCCACGAAAACGCTGCCCGAATCGATTGCTCGACTCGACTTCGATTACCTCGGACGCAAGCTGCTCGACGACGACGCCTTCGAAGCCAAACGCCGCAACGGCGAGCGGCTCTGGGACGAAGAACGCGTCGCCCGCGCTCTGAAAGAATACAAACAGTTCCTGGCCCTCATGCTGTGGTCGCCGGAAGCCGTGCTCGTGCCGTCGGAAGACATCGACGAAGTGTGGCACACGCACGTCCTT contains:
- a CDS encoding LPS-assembly protein LptD, which gives rise to MVSPRFRAQAGIIVAMLGALLSASASADESSRIAGPPSTLPIASDPTVLPSDPISISSRYGQQWVDPDGTKIVLLRGNCVIEQGQRRYEADQLVLFGSMASQPGDPTQVFAYLDGALGGGVHIQTPGHREQIARDHIELVTTGKFEIFVPPDAMVEIPGSNQRAIPTLSGSNERVVVRAIERRNSTLRRTALSIRTASQQLPALPSPGFPTPVSTPRRRLTINPRYIAQEPSVSTSVNQAVTPAEYVITVTNGVNIVVDNVPVQVGGQLMLTQIDLTADRAIIWTDAPASSNQFAFDLNENTPCQVYLEGNIVARIGSNEARASQAFYDINNRRGQLVNAEVRTYLPQIDGMLRLRADSIRQLSESNFHARNAFVTTSAFGRPGYRVEGADIFVEERFDPSGRIDPGTGMPSTASPQITALNTRFYVEELPIFGLPYVSAPAENLQVPFERLNFGYSSIFGATVHSVFNVETLFGFDLPEGVDMGVQFDYMTKRGPGLGLNTDYDVDGHLLGLPAHHEGTSKLYYLHDMGEDNLGRDRRDLAAPNNRGRAMWRNRTDLSVDTWINAEVDYISDRNFREQFDETGWDRDKDSETLVNLSHQFGNGQFNALVKGRINDFSDQTDWLPKFDLFNLGEPLFGDALTWSSHSSVGYGRIQTAEAPSDPQDVFTPLPYLQDASGLVGMTRHELNAPFMLGAMNVSPYVMGEAAAWGEDYNGDSLARLYGSAGIRGSLQFFKALPDYRDPIFGLNGLAHKSQIDFDYYYAQSTKDLDEIPQYNEFDEDAQDRFRERYIPLEFGGVLPPEFDPRFYALRSGAGRGVADPYFELVDDQHVLRLGWRNRLQTKVGPPDRPRIKDWMIFDLEGTIFPNADRDNFGETLGLINGRYIWNVGERTSLLASGVFDVFDGGQRIWNAGVLTQRGARGSLYVGFRQVDVGPIESQLITGSYSYRMSQKWVSTLGAAYDIAEGRDRGESLTITRIGESFLLHLGFGFDVSRNNVGIGVSLEPRLGPFDATSTQLSSLLGINR
- a CDS encoding diacylglycerol kinase, with product MSTINLSRRPAWRERLVMLERGVMLSFRGSSIVAIHFFCALIGSTAGLVLGLGALQWSILVLCFSTTLAAELSHQAVKKLCRSSSLGRADARCAEQLSAAAATLALCGAILVALIVLLSRVAEFW
- a CDS encoding beta-galactosidase translates to MAGRCFPWICFLMTGAVFSAVARGEVPLRPVRLKSAVTTVQPMTGIVLWATNAATATAPIQLEYSYMTYADVAPASGRYDWSKLDRLLEEVSGRGHQLVLRWHDTYVGQKTGVPAFLVKSPSYTLTRANSEGQPTEFPDWSSPDLRQFALEFFTEFARRYDRDPRLAFVQVGFGLWAEYHIYDGPMKLGLTFPSKEFQEEFLKHVSTALRETPWMISVDASDDYSPIAGSPELLELSFGLFDDSFNHKRHSEVNELDWNALDRTRWKRAPAGGEFSFYEKRDQKEALSATGPHGIPFEDQARRFHLSFIIGDAQPRHQKPERIRDAGLAMGYRFRVTEFTSAPGRSLIRMENSGIAPLYHHAWPAVNGVRAAHSLKGLLPGESRRFEISAGGASPKFTIDCDRLSQGQSIGFDADLP
- a CDS encoding reverse transcriptase family protein, whose amino-acid sequence is MNGEILRAARIAEALLAGPWDLKSLTGRLKTTFHAVARSRWPRQTAVELVAEFPAPPRAIRLAFWITRNRHLAPRQKDVPLADLPRPRMRPHPAAASLLVPALCTPGDIAAWLRLDPGQVDGLAGAGVPERRRHARARNYAYRWLKKSDGRVRLIESPKWRLMAVQRQILSDLLDHVPPHPAAHAFVRGRSLQTFLSPHVRRNWVLRLDLADFFATIAANRVVEVFRFLGYPEASAQWLTRLCVNAAPSDVLCDGIGHAADAHVQRLRSRLSGLHLPQGAPTSPALANLCLFRFDQRLARLAESRGLQYTRYCDDLVFSGDRETRSDVVDLRRTLFMILADERLSVRHAKTRIMPAGRRQNVCGLNLNHGLNTPRAAFDQLRAILHRCGTKGLTAEEQQDSSRFRQHLQGRIAWVSSINPHRQAKLVKLFEAIAW
- a CDS encoding DUF1697 domain-containing protein, with product MPGQKPELAIALLRGINVGGRSIVPMRELVAALESLGCERVRTYIQSGNAVFQFPGSLTSRSVAAIAKAISRTCGVEPGVQLFKRSEFRSIVEANPFPEAEDDPSRLHVFFLAAKPTAPKLDALEKLKASSERFQLTSRAFYLHAPDGIGRSKLAAAVERLLGVAVTARNWRTVQQLCRMADESP
- a CDS encoding DUF4440 domain-containing protein, with protein sequence MTSDEQAVLDVSAKLLKTIDAGDWKAYAALCDESLTCFEPEARGNLVAGMPFHKFYFDLPSSGTPRQSSISSPHVRVMGETAIVCYIRLVQKLDANKDPITVAVEETRVWQKQGKDWKHVHFHRNPC
- a CDS encoding isochorismatase family cysteine hydrolase translates to MTSEPTAILDPDDVRCPVALLLIDVINSLDFPNAEALLKHAMPMAERIQALKAQAKRHGVPVIYVNDNFGRWRSDFRSLIDDCLRPETLGRPIAERLRPDEDDYFVLKPMHSGFYLTPLEILLARLEAKTLILTGMATNICVFFTANDAHMRGYQIVAPSDCSAAESADDHQHTLAQLHKVMQADISPSTGIDFPRLLAGGKS
- a CDS encoding glycine-rich domain-containing protein encodes the protein MTLLGTATKTLPESIARLDFDYLGRKLLDDDAFEAKRRNGERLWDEERVARALKEYKQFLALMLWSPEAVLVPSEDIDEVWHTHVLNTARYQADCETIFGRFQHHFPTFGESDEVQEEHMKGRDETLKMFEEAFGEVPESYTFNAYLRCSGRCGRRCRRIEF